One stretch of Thalassovita sp. DNA includes these proteins:
- a CDS encoding SulP family inorganic anion transporter produces the protein MMLLSNYKHEWFGNIRADLLSGLVVALALIPEAIAFSIIAGVDPKVGLYASFSIAVITAIVGGRPGMISAATAATAVLMVTLVKDHGLQYLLAATVLAGILQVGAGLLKLGYVMRFVSRSVMTGFVNALAILIFMAQLPELIDVPPLTYVMVAAGLGIIYTFPLLTKSIPSPLVCIVVLTGISLALGLDLRTVSDMGELPDTLPMFLIPDIPLNMETLMIILPYSAAVAAVGLLESLMTQNLVDDLTDTTSDKNQECIGQGVANMATGFIGGMAGCAMIGQSMINVKSGGRGRLSCFIAGVVLLILVVFLDDIVGLIPMAALVAIMIMVSVGTFSWSSIANLREHPASSSIVMVATVVFVVFTHNLAIGVLVGVLLSGIFFAWKIAQLFAVTSDLSADGRTRTYTIHGQLFFASSEDFMKAFDFKEALEKVVIDVSRAHIWDISSVAALDMAVLKFRRDGAEVEIIGMNEASKTIVDRLGEHDKPGAMDKLLAH, from the coding sequence ATGATGCTGCTATCCAACTACAAACACGAATGGTTCGGAAACATCCGCGCCGACCTCTTGTCCGGCCTGGTGGTCGCACTGGCCCTGATCCCCGAGGCGATCGCCTTCTCGATCATCGCGGGTGTGGACCCGAAGGTGGGGCTTTATGCGTCCTTCTCGATCGCGGTGATCACCGCCATTGTCGGCGGTCGCCCCGGCATGATCTCAGCAGCCACAGCGGCGACAGCCGTGTTGATGGTGACGCTGGTGAAGGATCACGGGCTGCAGTATCTGCTGGCGGCAACCGTGCTGGCGGGCATCCTGCAGGTCGGCGCCGGGCTGTTGAAGTTGGGCTATGTGATGCGCTTTGTCAGCCGCTCGGTGATGACCGGCTTTGTGAACGCGCTGGCGATCCTGATTTTCATGGCGCAGCTGCCTGAGCTGATTGATGTCCCACCGCTGACCTATGTGATGGTCGCGGCCGGTCTGGGCATCATCTACACCTTCCCGCTGCTGACCAAATCGATCCCGTCGCCGCTGGTCTGCATCGTGGTTCTGACCGGCATATCGCTGGCGCTGGGGCTGGATCTGCGCACGGTCAGCGACATGGGCGAACTGCCCGATACGCTGCCGATGTTCCTGATCCCGGACATTCCGTTGAACATGGAAACCCTGATGATCATCCTGCCATACTCGGCTGCGGTGGCGGCTGTGGGTCTGCTGGAAAGCCTGATGACCCAGAACCTAGTGGATGATCTAACCGATACAACCTCGGACAAGAACCAGGAATGCATCGGCCAGGGTGTTGCCAACATGGCCACCGGCTTCATCGGGGGTATGGCGGGGTGCGCGATGATCGGTCAGTCGATGATCAACGTGAAATCCGGGGGTCGAGGCCGCCTGTCCTGCTTCATCGCGGGTGTGGTTCTGCTGATCCTTGTTGTGTTCCTCGATGACATCGTGGGGCTGATCCCGATGGCCGCGTTGGTGGCAATCATGATCATGGTTTCGGTCGGGACCTTCAGCTGGTCCTCCATCGCGAACCTGCGCGAACATCCGGCGTCTTCGTCCATTGTGATGGTGGCAACGGTGGTCTTTGTGGTCTTCACCCATAACCTGGCCATCGGTGTTCTGGTTGGTGTGCTGCTGTCGGGCATCTTCTTTGCCTGGAAAATCGCGCAGCTGTTTGCCGTCACCAGTGACCTGTCGGCAGATGGGCGCACCCGCACCTACACCATCCACGGCCAGTTGTTCTTTGCCTCGTCCGAGGACTTCATGAAGGCGTTTGACTTCAAAGAAGCGCTGGAGAAAGTGGTGATTGACGTCAGCCGTGCCCACATCTGGGACATTTCGTCTGTTGCGGCCTTGGACATGGCTGTGCTCAAGTTCCGTCGGGACGGCGCCGAGGTGGAGATCATCGGCATGAACGAAGCATCGAAAACCATTGTTGATCGTCTGGGGGAGCATGACAAACCCGGCGCGATGGACAAGCTCTTGGCGCATTGA
- a CDS encoding universal stress protein, which translates to MSKKIFALVDGSAYSESVCHHIAWIAGRIGASVDLFHVLGRRDAGSDDLSGNLRLGARTKIMGELAELDAQRAKLAQAQGRAILEDAQAIIETDGVAEVRPHLRIGDIVESVEELEGDADLIVIGKRGEKADFAKLHLGSNLERVARATSKPVFVANREFKPIEKVLIAFDGGVSAMKAVDYVARHPLFAGLACTVVTVGTPSDAVSKGLEDAKATLAAGGHEAEIKVVEGQPETALAELIEAEGHDMLVMGAYGHSRIRAMIIGSTTTAMIRTCKVPVLLMK; encoded by the coding sequence ATGAGCAAGAAAATCTTCGCATTGGTGGATGGGTCTGCTTATTCCGAGTCGGTCTGCCATCACATCGCCTGGATTGCCGGCCGCATTGGCGCCTCGGTGGATCTGTTCCACGTTCTGGGCCGCCGCGATGCGGGTTCGGATGATCTGAGTGGCAACCTGCGCCTTGGTGCGCGCACCAAGATCATGGGCGAACTGGCCGAGCTGGACGCACAGCGCGCCAAGCTGGCGCAGGCGCAGGGGCGCGCGATCCTTGAGGATGCGCAGGCGATCATCGAAACCGATGGCGTGGCTGAGGTGCGGCCGCACCTGCGGATTGGTGACATTGTCGAGTCGGTGGAAGAGCTGGAAGGCGACGCCGATCTGATCGTGATCGGCAAACGCGGTGAGAAGGCTGACTTTGCCAAGCTGCATCTGGGATCAAACCTGGAACGTGTGGCGCGTGCCACCAGTAAGCCTGTGTTCGTGGCCAATCGTGAGTTCAAACCGATTGAGAAAGTGTTGATCGCTTTTGATGGCGGTGTCAGCGCGATGAAGGCTGTTGACTATGTGGCGCGTCATCCGCTGTTTGCCGGTCTGGCCTGCACGGTGGTGACCGTTGGCACCCCGTCCGATGCAGTGTCAAAAGGTCTGGAAGACGCCAAGGCGACGCTGGCCGCCGGTGGCCATGAGGCTGAGATCAAAGTGGTTGAGGGACAGCCCGAAACCGCCCTGGCGGAGCTGATTGAGGCCGAGGGGCATGACATGCTGGTGATGGGGGCCTATGGCCATTCGCGGATCCGCGCGATGATCATCGGGTCCACAACCACGGCGATGATCCGCACCTGTAAAGTGCCGGTTCTGCTGATGAAATAA
- a CDS encoding AzlC family ABC transporter permease, with protein sequence MKHGALAILPLAAGAAVYGFAFGLLAAQVGFPWWGVTLMSGMVHAGSSQIVAVEQFAGSASVLGAALAGAALNLRYIGIVASLSEILSGLSLRMKLLTIHITGDENWALTMAERAKDPAIGARFLIGSGLVMICVWTVSTTLGAVAGSTLPNLEQFGLGFAFTAAFIAMARGLWRGYANLLPWSASFVTTIAAVSLGTPKAYAIVTGAICGLVISHQLRKRGKTPK encoded by the coding sequence ATGAAACACGGTGCTCTTGCAATTCTTCCCTTGGCTGCTGGCGCAGCTGTCTATGGCTTCGCTTTTGGTTTGTTGGCTGCTCAGGTTGGCTTCCCATGGTGGGGCGTCACGCTGATGAGCGGTATGGTCCACGCTGGATCTTCCCAGATTGTCGCGGTTGAGCAATTCGCTGGATCCGCCTCTGTGCTAGGTGCGGCCTTGGCAGGCGCGGCACTGAACCTGCGCTACATCGGTATTGTTGCGTCCTTATCAGAGATTCTAAGTGGTCTTTCGCTGCGAATGAAGCTGTTAACAATCCACATTACCGGTGATGAAAACTGGGCACTGACGATGGCAGAGCGTGCAAAAGACCCGGCGATCGGTGCTCGTTTTCTGATCGGTTCTGGGCTGGTGATGATTTGCGTCTGGACCGTCTCGACAACGCTTGGAGCAGTCGCAGGATCAACCCTGCCAAACCTTGAGCAGTTTGGTTTGGGCTTTGCGTTTACCGCTGCGTTTATCGCAATGGCCAGAGGGTTATGGCGGGGGTATGCAAATCTGCTCCCATGGTCCGCCAGCTTTGTCACAACAATCGCAGCCGTATCACTGGGAACACCGAAAGCCTATGCGATCGTCACCGGGGCTATATGTGGCCTCGTCATCTCCCATCAGCTTAGAAAGCGAGGAAAGACCCCAAAATGA
- a CDS encoding PaaI family thioesterase → MIDPALREDPYALQKHLGFEITDWQQGYARVEMPILEVHGNRYGIPHGGVHATLIDTAMGFSGCYTGDPDNPQMAMTLSLTVNYLGQARGERLIVEARKTGGGRKVFFTEALLSDEHGNPVASGVGTFRYRTGTKAPEESPK, encoded by the coding sequence ATGATTGACCCCGCCCTGCGCGAAGACCCCTACGCGCTGCAAAAACACCTTGGATTTGAAATCACCGATTGGCAGCAGGGCTATGCCCGTGTGGAAATGCCCATCCTTGAGGTGCACGGCAACCGCTACGGCATTCCGCATGGCGGCGTGCATGCAACGCTGATCGACACGGCCATGGGTTTTTCGGGCTGCTACACTGGTGACCCGGACAATCCGCAGATGGCTATGACCCTATCGCTGACGGTGAACTACCTAGGTCAAGCCCGCGGTGAGCGGCTGATCGTTGAAGCCCGCAAAACCGGTGGTGGCCGCAAGGTGTTTTTTACCGAAGCGCTGCTATCTGATGAACATGGCAACCCGGTTGCCAGCGGCGTCGGCACCTTCCGTTACCGCACAGGCACCAAAGCCCCAGAGGAGAGCCCCAAATGA
- a CDS encoding DUF2189 domain-containing protein: MVKTIGNPLSWGAGAVTGAGAMIAHGSEAMASQDMALPEVRQLSTGDLWDALREGFDDLTTFRSDVLMMAVIYPLVGLTLCFFAFQQALLPLLFPIAAGFALLGPLAATGLYEMSRTRQAEGRASWADALMLMSSPRFAPIMTLGLYLIVLYAIWLYAAAWIYSQTLGGLAPAGPVEFLRLLFTTGEGWQMIVFGNAVGFLFALTVLATGFIAFPMLVDRPVGLPVAVATSLKAARENKAVTLTWGAMIAVLLALGSAPLFLGLIFVMPLLGHASWHLYRKAVHFPEAK, encoded by the coding sequence ATGGTCAAAACAATTGGAAACCCGCTCAGCTGGGGCGCTGGCGCCGTCACCGGGGCGGGCGCAATGATCGCTCATGGATCCGAGGCGATGGCAAGCCAGGACATGGCACTGCCTGAAGTCAGGCAACTCAGTACTGGCGACCTGTGGGACGCCCTGCGCGAAGGCTTTGATGACCTCACCACCTTTCGCAGCGATGTTCTGATGATGGCGGTGATCTATCCGCTGGTCGGGCTAACCCTCTGTTTCTTCGCCTTCCAGCAGGCCCTGTTGCCCCTGCTGTTCCCCATCGCGGCGGGCTTTGCCCTGCTTGGGCCACTGGCCGCAACCGGCCTTTATGAAATGTCACGCACCCGACAGGCCGAGGGCCGCGCCAGCTGGGCCGATGCGCTGATGCTGATGAGCAGCCCAAGGTTCGCGCCGATCATGACGCTGGGCCTCTATCTGATCGTACTCTACGCCATTTGGCTCTATGCCGCGGCCTGGATCTACAGCCAGACATTGGGCGGCCTCGCCCCGGCAGGACCTGTTGAGTTCCTGCGCCTTCTCTTCACCACGGGCGAGGGCTGGCAGATGATCGTCTTTGGCAATGCGGTTGGTTTCCTTTTTGCGCTGACGGTGCTGGCCACAGGCTTCATCGCCTTCCCCATGCTGGTGGACCGCCCGGTCGGCCTGCCGGTTGCCGTGGCAACCTCGCTGAAGGCAGCCAGAGAGAACAAAGCCGTCACCCTCACCTGGGGCGCCATGATCGCCGTATTGCTGGCACTGGGCTCAGCCCCACTGTTCCTTGGCCTGATCTTCGTGATGCCACTGCTGGGCCACGCCAGTTGGCACCTCTACCGTAAGGCAGTGCATTTCCCCGAGGCCAAGTAG
- a CDS encoding NADP-dependent oxidoreductase: MTEMQHIVLARRPEGAPVAEDFRLETAPLPVPGDGEVLVKLSHFSLDPYMRGRMDDAKSYAAPVPLNGTMEAGGVGEVIASNHPGFAPGDIAFGMFGWASHGCLPGKELRKLDPAHGPVTAALGVLGMPGFTGWAGLMEYGRPKAGETLVVAAATGPVGSMVGQLAKSLGLRVIGIAGGTEKCQMAVETFGFDACLDHRAFGDAKALRAALAEACPDGIDIYFENVAGKVLEAVLPLMNVGGRIPLCGMIAWYNAGALGANQGGEVDQLPKLWRTILVKRLHVHGFIITDHFHRFGDFLKEVGPKVAGGDIRFVEDVAVGLENAPAAFMAMLGGGNTGKQIVAL, encoded by the coding sequence ATGACCGAGATGCAGCATATCGTTTTGGCCCGCCGCCCCGAAGGTGCGCCGGTGGCCGAAGACTTCCGTTTGGAAACCGCCCCGCTGCCGGTGCCGGGTGACGGTGAGGTGCTGGTCAAACTCAGCCACTTCTCCCTCGATCCTTATATGCGGGGGCGTATGGATGATGCCAAGTCCTACGCGGCCCCGGTGCCCTTGAACGGCACGATGGAGGCCGGCGGCGTGGGTGAAGTCATCGCCTCAAACCATCCCGGATTTGCCCCCGGTGACATCGCCTTTGGCATGTTTGGCTGGGCCAGCCACGGCTGCCTGCCGGGCAAGGAGCTGCGCAAGCTGGATCCCGCACATGGGCCGGTGACCGCCGCGCTGGGGGTTTTGGGGATGCCTGGCTTCACCGGCTGGGCCGGACTGATGGAATATGGCCGCCCGAAAGCCGGCGAAACGCTGGTGGTTGCTGCCGCAACCGGACCGGTTGGATCGATGGTTGGGCAATTGGCCAAGTCGCTGGGCCTGCGGGTGATCGGCATCGCCGGTGGCACCGAGAAATGCCAGATGGCGGTCGAAACCTTCGGCTTTGACGCCTGTCTGGATCACCGCGCCTTTGGTGACGCCAAAGCCCTGCGCGCCGCGCTGGCGGAGGCCTGCCCGGATGGTATCGACATCTATTTTGAAAACGTCGCGGGCAAGGTGCTGGAGGCGGTGCTGCCCTTAATGAACGTTGGCGGGCGCATCCCGCTGTGCGGCATGATCGCCTGGTATAACGCCGGGGCGCTGGGGGCCAATCAGGGCGGTGAGGTGGACCAGCTGCCCAAACTGTGGCGGACCATTTTGGTGAAGCGCCTGCATGTGCACGGTTTTATCATCACCGATCACTTCCACCGCTTTGGGGACTTCCTGAAAGAGGTCGGGCCCAAAGTGGCCGGTGGCGACATCCGTTTTGTCGAAGATGTGGCCGTGGGGCTGGAAAACGCGCCGGCTGCCTTTATGGCGATGCTGGGCGGGGGCAACACCGGCAAACAGATCGTGGCGCTCTAA
- a CDS encoding phosphotransferase, with the protein MSTTADLDLAAVTAYLSQHIDGFQGPLQAEKFAVGQSNPTFRLSGPDRSWVLRRKPPGVLLKSAHAVEREYRVQKALAGSDVPVPAMYHLCEDDSVIGSAFYVMEEIKGRHFNDPRLPDVAVPDRLAIFEEMNRVLAAIHSVDLSAVGLSDYGPDGNYYRRQIDRWTKQYRASETDQIPPMEELISWLDSNVPAEDGQRTLVHGDYRIDNMLFAADGPQCLAVLDWELSTTGHPYADLAAVIMQWQMPPGGEGRGLAGVDRSAEGLISDQGFIDLYCQRRGLPGIDRFGFYLAFAFFRMAAILQGVYKRALDGNASDPGRAKAFGAYVPLFAQHGLDAAK; encoded by the coding sequence ATGAGCACCACCGCGGATTTGGATTTAGCGGCCGTCACGGCCTACCTCAGCCAGCATATCGATGGCTTCCAAGGCCCGTTGCAGGCCGAGAAGTTTGCAGTGGGCCAATCCAACCCCACCTTTCGCCTCAGTGGGCCGGATCGCTCATGGGTGCTGCGCCGCAAACCACCCGGCGTGCTGCTGAAATCCGCCCATGCGGTGGAGCGGGAGTATCGGGTGCAAAAGGCCCTGGCGGGCAGTGATGTTCCGGTGCCGGCGATGTATCACCTGTGTGAAGATGACAGCGTGATCGGGTCAGCCTTCTACGTGATGGAAGAAATCAAAGGCCGCCATTTCAACGACCCCCGGCTGCCCGATGTGGCCGTGCCTGATCGCCTGGCGATTTTCGAAGAAATGAACCGGGTGTTGGCTGCAATCCATTCCGTTGACCTAAGTGCGGTGGGCCTGTCGGACTACGGGCCTGATGGCAATTACTACCGACGTCAGATCGACCGCTGGACCAAACAATACCGCGCCTCGGAAACCGATCAGATCCCCCCGATGGAGGAGCTGATCAGCTGGCTCGACAGCAATGTCCCGGCAGAGGACGGGCAGCGCACGCTGGTGCATGGCGACTACCGGATCGACAATATGCTGTTTGCCGCAGACGGGCCGCAGTGTCTGGCCGTTCTGGACTGGGAACTCAGCACAACCGGCCACCCCTATGCCGATCTGGCCGCAGTCATCATGCAGTGGCAGATGCCCCCCGGTGGCGAAGGTCGCGGGCTGGCGGGTGTTGATCGCAGCGCCGAAGGGCTGATCAGTGATCAGGGGTTCATTGACCTTTATTGTCAGCGCCGCGGCCTGCCGGGCATCGACAGGTTTGGCTTCTATCTGGCCTTTGCCTTCTTCCGCATGGCGGCGATCCTGCAGGGCGTTTACAAACGGGCGCTTGATGGCAATGCCTCAGACCCCGGCCGCGCCAAGGCCTTTGGCGCCTATGTGCCGCTGTTTGCCCAGCACGGGCTGGATGCGGCGAAGTGA
- a CDS encoding AzlD domain-containing protein: protein MTISYWLLILVLAIAAFTIRVLGLFAGDAIKSSRFNWVLDELPGLIVVSLVASSLAGQPLGTWVAAGVALAVAYFTNHVILTMFVGVAAFGLLLWLGV from the coding sequence ATGACTATTTCTTATTGGCTGCTGATCCTCGTCCTTGCGATTGCTGCATTCACTATCCGTGTTCTCGGTCTCTTTGCAGGAGATGCGATCAAGTCGTCGCGTTTCAACTGGGTGTTGGATGAGTTGCCCGGCCTTATTGTCGTCTCACTGGTGGCATCTTCATTGGCTGGCCAACCTCTGGGAACGTGGGTTGCCGCTGGCGTTGCTCTGGCCGTTGCATATTTCACAAACCACGTCATCTTAACGATGTTTGTTGGTGTTGCAGCTTTTGGACTGCTTCTCTGGCTCGGCGTGTGA
- a CDS encoding Lrp/AsnC family transcriptional regulator produces MDQLDNKLLALLQQNARTTIQDMADHTGASTASVQRRLKVLRDKGVIQKEVAVLDRTKLGFGITAIVSVELERDRLDQISAFKRKAREDRQVTNFYCIAGDADFLMVVVAKDIEDYERFTHRFFFADKNVRKFRTSIVVSTEKATLELPI; encoded by the coding sequence ATGGATCAGCTGGACAATAAGCTGCTGGCATTGCTGCAGCAAAACGCACGAACAACCATTCAGGACATGGCGGACCACACCGGGGCGTCCACGGCATCGGTGCAGAGACGGCTAAAGGTTCTGCGCGACAAGGGCGTCATCCAGAAAGAAGTGGCCGTTCTTGACCGAACAAAGCTAGGTTTTGGTATCACTGCGATCGTGTCCGTCGAACTTGAACGTGACCGTCTGGATCAGATCAGCGCATTTAAAAGAAAGGCGCGCGAAGACAGGCAGGTGACCAACTTCTATTGCATCGCCGGTGATGCAGATTTCTTGATGGTCGTCGTCGCCAAAGACATTGAGGATTACGAACGTTTCACCCATCGGTTTTTCTTTGCTGACAAGAATGTTCGTAAGTTCCGCACATCAATTGTCGTTTCGACTGAAAAGGCAACTTTGGAGCTACCGATCTAA
- the sfsA gene encoding DNA/RNA nuclease SfsA, protein MRFPTPLVPARLIRRYKRFLADVILDDGREVTAHCANPGSMMGLAEEGMKIWLEPNDDPKKKLKFGWRLVDHENGHFTGVDTSVPNRALKAALMAGEVPGLEAPEVRPEVKYGEKSRIDFLLSGAGPDCYVEVKSVTLCRQPGLAEFPDSVTARGLKHLGELTKIVEGGQRAVMLYLVQRTDCDRVSIAADIDPAYAAGLTQAVAAGVEILCFDCAITPEAVEVGKALPFVHA, encoded by the coding sequence ATGCGCTTTCCTACCCCTCTTGTCCCCGCCCGGCTGATCCGTCGCTACAAACGCTTTCTGGCCGATGTGATTTTAGACGATGGCCGTGAGGTGACAGCCCATTGCGCCAACCCCGGATCGATGATGGGGCTGGCCGAGGAAGGCATGAAGATCTGGCTGGAGCCAAACGACGATCCGAAGAAAAAGCTCAAGTTCGGCTGGCGGCTGGTGGATCATGAAAACGGCCATTTCACCGGGGTCGATACCTCGGTGCCCAACCGCGCCCTGAAGGCGGCTTTAATGGCGGGCGAGGTGCCGGGCCTTGAGGCACCCGAGGTGCGGCCAGAGGTGAAATATGGCGAAAAGAGCCGGATCGATTTCCTGCTCTCAGGCGCTGGACCGGACTGTTATGTCGAAGTGAAATCCGTGACACTCTGCCGTCAACCGGGGCTGGCGGAATTTCCCGACAGCGTGACCGCCCGCGGGCTGAAACACTTGGGCGAGCTGACCAAAATCGTCGAAGGTGGCCAACGGGCCGTGATGCTTTATCTGGTGCAGCGCACCGATTGTGACCGGGTCAGCATCGCCGCTGACATTGATCCAGCCTATGCGGCGGGGCTGACACAAGCGGTGGCCGCCGGGGTCGAGATCCTGTGCTTTGATTGCGCGATCACGCCTGAGGCGGTTGAGGTCGGCAAAGCGTTGCCATTTGTTCACGCCTAG
- the map gene encoding type I methionyl aminopeptidase, protein MNETHQGRITRDGIRIHQAADFAGMHKAGALTAKILDEIAEHVFPGQTTGEIDRIIEEKVKEAGATSATIGYKGYQHASCISINHVVCHGIPGEKKLKDGDILNIDVTVIVDGWFGDSSRMYVAGKLSRKAERLIQVTHDALFKGIEAVKPGNTFGDIGHAIQSYAESHRMSVVRDFCGHGLGRVFHAPPNVLHYGRPGTEAVLEEGMFFTIEPMINLGRPETKVLADDWTAVTRDKSLSAQFEHSIGVTADGFEIFTLSPTGRFHPTYG, encoded by the coding sequence GTGAACGAGACGCATCAGGGCCGTATTACACGCGACGGTATCCGCATCCATCAGGCTGCGGATTTTGCTGGCATGCATAAAGCTGGCGCGCTGACGGCCAAGATCCTTGATGAGATTGCCGAACATGTCTTCCCCGGCCAAACCACCGGTGAGATTGACCGGATCATCGAAGAAAAGGTGAAAGAGGCTGGCGCCACCTCGGCGACCATCGGCTACAAAGGCTATCAGCACGCCAGCTGCATCTCGATCAACCATGTGGTCTGCCACGGCATTCCCGGTGAGAAGAAGCTGAAAGATGGCGACATCCTGAACATCGACGTCACGGTGATCGTGGATGGCTGGTTTGGCGATTCAAGCCGGATGTATGTCGCAGGCAAACTCAGCCGCAAGGCTGAGCGTCTGATCCAGGTGACCCATGATGCGCTGTTCAAAGGCATCGAAGCGGTCAAACCCGGCAACACCTTTGGCGACATCGGCCACGCCATTCAAAGCTACGCCGAAAGCCACCGCATGAGCGTGGTGCGTGACTTCTGCGGCCACGGTCTGGGCCGGGTGTTCCACGCGCCGCCCAACGTGCTGCACTACGGCCGCCCCGGCACCGAAGCGGTGCTGGAAGAAGGCATGTTCTTTACCATTGAGCCGATGATCAACCTGGGCCGTCCTGAAACCAAAGTGCTGGCGGATGACTGGACCGCCGTGACCCGCGATAAATCGCTGTCAGCGCAGTTTGAACATTCCATCGGCGTGACGGCAGACGGGTTTGAGATCTTCACCCTCTCCCCCACCGGCCGCTTCCACCCCACCTACGGCTGA
- a CDS encoding MaoC family dehydratase: MTTLTKAALLASKGQDMGTSDWFEIDQSRIDTFAEVTEDRQFIHVDPARAAETPFGGTIAHGFLSLSLLSAMMLQGYPKMSGLQMGVNYGFDRVRFTAPVPVGARVRGHFKLADVAEMRPGEVQTTSEVTVEIEGQDRPALVALWLGRFYFGEDE, encoded by the coding sequence ATGACAACACTAACCAAAGCCGCGCTGCTGGCCAGCAAAGGCCAGGACATGGGCACCTCAGACTGGTTTGAGATCGACCAGAGCCGCATTGATACCTTTGCTGAGGTTACCGAGGACCGCCAGTTCATCCATGTGGATCCGGCCCGCGCTGCCGAGACCCCGTTTGGTGGCACGATTGCCCATGGCTTTCTGTCGCTGTCGCTGCTCTCGGCCATGATGCTGCAGGGCTACCCGAAAATGAGCGGGCTGCAGATGGGCGTGAACTATGGCTTTGACCGGGTGCGCTTCACCGCGCCGGTGCCTGTCGGCGCACGTGTGCGGGGCCATTTCAAACTGGCCGATGTGGCCGAGATGCGCCCGGGTGAGGTGCAAACCACCAGCGAAGTGACGGTTGAGATCGAAGGCCAGGATCGCCCTGCCCTCGTCGCGCTTTGGCTGGGACGGTTCTATTTCGGAGAGGACGAATGA
- a CDS encoding SDR family NAD(P)-dependent oxidoreductase, producing MTDVRFDGQVAIVTGAGVGLGRSHALGLAARGAKVVVNDLGGAVDGTGSGSDAAKAVVAEIQAMGGEAMANGADVSNADQVSAMVADVIAHWGRIDILVNNAGILRDKTFAKMEMADFQAVMDVHLLGSANCAHAVWPHMVAQGYGRIVFTTSASGMYGNFGQSNYGAAKSGMLGLMNVLAIEGAKFDIRANMLAPSAATRMTESLLSEDVLALLQPETITPGVLALVSGDAPTKMILGAGAGCFSEIQIRESAGVALTDEALTPEAVLGAMDQIRDPAGAEVMDHAFAQTRKYARMAAAARGLPLPWND from the coding sequence ATGACTGACGTGAGATTTGACGGCCAGGTGGCCATTGTAACCGGCGCAGGTGTCGGACTGGGCCGCAGCCATGCGCTGGGACTGGCGGCGCGTGGCGCCAAGGTTGTGGTCAACGATCTGGGTGGCGCGGTGGATGGTACCGGATCTGGATCGGATGCCGCCAAGGCAGTGGTGGCCGAAATCCAGGCGATGGGCGGTGAGGCAATGGCAAACGGCGCCGATGTCTCAAACGCCGATCAGGTCAGCGCCATGGTGGCCGATGTGATCGCCCACTGGGGCCGGATCGACATCTTGGTGAACAACGCCGGCATTCTGCGCGACAAGACCTTTGCCAAGATGGAGATGGCCGATTTTCAGGCGGTGATGGATGTGCACCTTCTGGGCTCTGCCAACTGTGCCCATGCGGTCTGGCCCCATATGGTGGCGCAGGGCTATGGGCGGATCGTCTTCACCACCTCGGCCTCGGGCATGTATGGCAACTTTGGTCAGTCCAACTATGGCGCGGCCAAATCCGGCATGCTGGGGCTGATGAACGTTCTGGCCATCGAGGGCGCCAAGTTCGACATCCGCGCCAATATGCTGGCCCCGTCGGCAGCAACCCGAATGACCGAAAGCCTGCTGTCCGAGGATGTTTTGGCCCTGTTGCAGCCGGAAACCATCACCCCCGGTGTGCTGGCGCTGGTCAGTGGTGACGCCCCGACCAAGATGATCCTTGGTGCCGGCGCCGGCTGCTTTTCCGAGATTCAGATCCGCGAAAGCGCCGGTGTGGCCTTGACCGATGAGGCGCTGACCCCTGAGGCTGTGCTGGGGGCGATGGATCAGATCCGGGATCCTGCCGGGGCCGAGGTGATGGATCACGCCTTTGCCCAGACCCGCAAATATGCCCGCATGGCTGCGGCGGCCCGTGGGCTGCCCCTGCCCTGGAACGACTAA